Proteins encoded within one genomic window of Bradyrhizobium sp. CB1717:
- a CDS encoding hydantoinase B/oxoprolinase family protein, translating to MSKASGASLIDLQIMWHRLIAVVEEQAQVLLRTAFSPIVRECGDLSAGVFDLRGRMLAQAVTGTPGHVNSMAESVKHFINRFPLETMKEGDAYITNDPWMGTGHLNDFVVTTPCFKDGKVVALFSCTSHLMDIGGIGFGPDATDVFMEGLYIPMLKLIDQGVVNETLMAMIRTNTRLPIDTEGDTYSLAGCNDVGCERLVEMMTEFGIDTLDELGDYICDRSREAVLAEIAKLPKGSWRNTMVVDGYDAPVTLAATLTISDTGIHVDFDGTSAASKFGINVPLSYTTAYTVFGLGCVVASQIPNNAGSLLPLTVSAPAGAILNAPKPAPVASRHIIGQMLPDVVFGCLRQIIPERVPAEGTSCLWNLVVRGETRSGAGGNYGFSMAVTSNGGTGARFGKDGLSATAYPSGVRGTPVEIAETQTPLIFWRKELRPNSGGAGRTRGGLGQIIEVGSGIDAPFDILAAFDRIDHPPRGRDGGQNGEAGYVGLKSGQKMRGKGFQQVPSDDRLVVMTPGGAGIGDPRERDRAAVNDDVASGLVSSDNAVKLYGYAR from the coding sequence ATGAGCAAGGCAAGCGGCGCGAGCCTGATCGACCTCCAGATCATGTGGCACCGGCTGATCGCCGTGGTGGAGGAGCAGGCGCAGGTGCTCTTGCGCACCGCGTTCAGCCCGATCGTGCGCGAATGCGGCGACCTCTCGGCCGGCGTGTTCGACCTCAGGGGGCGGATGCTGGCGCAGGCGGTGACCGGCACGCCCGGTCACGTCAACTCGATGGCGGAATCGGTCAAGCACTTCATCAACCGCTTCCCGCTGGAAACGATGAAGGAAGGCGACGCTTACATCACCAATGATCCCTGGATGGGCACCGGCCATCTCAACGACTTCGTCGTGACCACGCCCTGCTTCAAGGACGGCAAGGTTGTCGCGCTGTTCTCCTGCACCAGCCACCTCATGGACATCGGCGGCATCGGCTTCGGGCCTGACGCGACCGACGTGTTCATGGAAGGGCTCTACATCCCCATGCTGAAGCTGATCGACCAGGGCGTCGTCAACGAGACGCTGATGGCGATGATCCGCACCAACACGCGGTTGCCGATCGACACCGAGGGCGACACCTATTCGCTCGCCGGCTGCAACGACGTCGGCTGCGAGCGCCTGGTCGAGATGATGACCGAGTTCGGCATCGACACGCTCGACGAGCTCGGCGACTACATCTGCGACCGCTCGCGTGAGGCGGTGCTGGCCGAGATCGCCAAGCTGCCGAAGGGAAGCTGGCGCAACACCATGGTGGTGGATGGCTACGACGCGCCGGTCACGCTGGCGGCGACGCTGACGATCTCGGATACGGGCATTCATGTCGATTTCGACGGCACGTCGGCCGCGTCGAAATTCGGCATCAACGTGCCCTTGTCCTACACCACGGCCTATACAGTGTTCGGCCTCGGCTGCGTCGTCGCCTCGCAGATCCCCAACAATGCCGGCTCGCTCTTGCCGCTGACGGTGTCGGCGCCGGCGGGCGCGATCCTCAATGCGCCGAAGCCGGCGCCGGTCGCCTCGCGCCACATCATCGGCCAGATGCTGCCCGACGTGGTGTTCGGCTGCCTGCGCCAGATCATTCCCGAGCGTGTGCCGGCCGAAGGCACCTCGTGCCTATGGAATCTCGTCGTCCGCGGCGAGACCCGCTCCGGCGCCGGCGGCAATTACGGGTTCTCGATGGCGGTGACCTCCAATGGCGGCACCGGCGCGCGCTTCGGCAAGGACGGGCTGTCGGCGACCGCTTACCCGAGCGGCGTGCGCGGCACGCCGGTCGAGATCGCGGAGACGCAGACGCCGCTGATCTTCTGGCGCAAAGAGCTGCGTCCGAATTCCGGCGGAGCAGGGCGCACCCGCGGCGGCCTCGGCCAGATCATCGAGGTCGGCAGCGGCATCGATGCGCCGTTCGACATTCTCGCTGCGTTCGATCGCATCGATCATCCGCCGCGCGGGCGCGATGGCGGACAGAATGGCGAGGCCGGTTATGTCGGGCTGAAGTCGGGACAGAAGATGCGCGGGAAGGGTTTTCAGCAGGTGCCGTCGGACGACCGGCTGGTCGTGATGACGCCCGGCGGTGCCGGCATCGGCGATCCCAGGGAACGCGACCGTGCGGCCGTCAACGACGACGTCGCGAGCGGTCTCGTGTCCTCGGACAACGCAGTCAAGCTTTACGGGTATGCGCGTTGA
- a CDS encoding transporter substrate-binding domain-containing protein, with amino-acid sequence MKAFAPAIVAAAIVLSGPAQARTLEAIRSSGVIGLCAHPNSLPFAQKAGDPPGFQVEFGRVLARELGVSLRLDWIITQYQMRSAGCDILLDVIADREAQGETRLRISKPYYRTGVALAVPSSSKLTSFGSLNAATRVGVQVGSIAAMIIGQRRVPTSTFGFESDSLEAVSNHEIDAAAVTPTAASYFNLTHPDKALRILDRDESVVDLNWNVAVGMIRPDDALREAIDGAVERLRSDGTIDRIYGRYGIVLQAPK; translated from the coding sequence ATGAAGGCATTCGCCCCGGCCATCGTCGCTGCCGCCATCGTTCTGTCGGGACCCGCGCAGGCTCGAACCCTGGAGGCTATCCGTTCGAGCGGCGTGATCGGGCTGTGCGCGCATCCCAATTCGCTTCCCTTTGCGCAAAAGGCCGGCGATCCGCCTGGCTTTCAGGTCGAGTTCGGCCGGGTGCTGGCACGCGAGCTCGGCGTCTCGCTCAGGCTCGACTGGATCATCACGCAATATCAGATGCGCAGCGCCGGCTGCGACATTCTTCTGGACGTCATTGCCGACCGCGAAGCGCAGGGCGAAACCCGCTTGAGGATCTCGAAACCGTATTATCGCACGGGCGTCGCGCTCGCGGTGCCGTCATCCAGCAAGCTCACCTCGTTCGGGAGCCTCAACGCGGCGACCAGGGTGGGCGTGCAGGTTGGATCGATCGCAGCCATGATCATCGGCCAACGACGCGTGCCGACGTCGACCTTCGGCTTCGAGAGCGACAGCCTGGAGGCGGTGTCGAACCATGAGATCGATGCCGCCGCCGTCACGCCCACCGCGGCGAGCTACTTCAATCTGACGCATCCGGACAAGGCGCTCAGGATCCTGGATCGCGACGAGAGCGTGGTCGATCTCAACTGGAACGTCGCCGTCGGCATGATCCGTCCGGACGATGCGTTGCGCGAAGCCATCGACGGAGCCGTGGAGCGGCTGCGAAGCGACGGCACGATCGACCGCATCTACGGCCGCTATGGGATCGTGCTGCAGGCACCGAAATAG
- a CDS encoding cytochrome c has translation MAQAQSATPAPENGTIEVEQVFAGTCGFCHSDGGRAAGKGPQLMNSPRDDDFIRDRIKHGKQGAMPAFDGAFTDAQIDQIVKYIRALKPREG, from the coding sequence ATGGCCCAAGCACAATCCGCCACGCCGGCGCCCGAGAACGGGACGATCGAGGTCGAGCAGGTGTTCGCGGGGACTTGCGGCTTTTGTCACTCCGACGGTGGCCGGGCAGCCGGCAAGGGACCGCAACTGATGAACTCGCCGCGCGACGACGACTTCATTCGCGACCGCATCAAGCACGGCAAGCAGGGGGCGATGCCGGCATTCGACGGCGCCTTCACCGACGCCCAGATCGACCAGATCGTCAAATACATCCGCGCCTTGAAACCGCGCGAGGGCTGA
- a CDS encoding PQQ-binding-like beta-propeller repeat protein, whose translation MRKQWLNSGLPVLAVAAFAASAALAQTVDTARIEGAGQNDWLTYHGSYKSHHYSPLAQINANNVGNLGVAWMHIPGRSTRGLQSMPLAADGVLYYSGSYSRVFALNGATGEVIWSFFPELDEALISRQTHSPYNRGVALGEGKVFVGTMDGRLFGLDAKTGKVLWETRLIDSQKLTVGFTGAPLYAKGSVIIGSQGGEWPGRGPIFAVDATTGKKKWEFLTVAGTDEAMKTWGNDSWRTGGGGGWMPGTYDSETNTILWGTANPAPLYDWSGADYKTQGARPGDNLYTSSVIALDIDTGKLKSYHQELPHDAWDFDSAVGEFVMLERDGQKYVVHPNKGGFVFVYDRNLGVKNVWRLVENINFVKDIDPKTGALIGRRDFPVGKVTEPPLCPFIGGGISWNAGSYSPKTGLYYKIGQEWCMTLDIQKTTPVTAPQVQLNIGADFKMVPPPGGEIYGHLDARDPITGAKKWEVRYPEPPLGSVLSTAGNLVFVPDSRGVLHAYDAETGAELWKHNNGTGHQGGIVSYSAGGKQYIAVTAGFGGMLADEYAPNFGGAYKSMPRDDGALVVFSLK comes from the coding sequence ATGAGGAAGCAGTGGCTCAACTCGGGCTTACCTGTTCTCGCCGTTGCGGCATTTGCGGCGTCGGCGGCGTTGGCCCAAACCGTGGATACGGCCCGGATCGAGGGCGCCGGTCAGAACGACTGGCTCACCTATCACGGTTCATACAAATCCCATCATTACAGCCCGCTCGCGCAGATCAACGCGAACAACGTCGGCAATCTGGGCGTCGCCTGGATGCACATTCCAGGACGATCGACGCGCGGCCTGCAGTCGATGCCGCTCGCGGCCGACGGTGTGCTGTACTACTCGGGTTCCTACAGCCGTGTCTTCGCACTGAACGGCGCGACGGGCGAGGTCATCTGGTCGTTCTTTCCGGAGCTGGATGAGGCGCTCATCAGCCGCCAGACCCACTCTCCCTACAACCGCGGCGTAGCTCTCGGCGAAGGCAAGGTGTTCGTCGGCACGATGGATGGTCGTCTCTTCGGGCTCGATGCGAAAACCGGCAAGGTTCTCTGGGAGACCAGGCTGATCGACTCGCAGAAGCTCACGGTCGGCTTCACCGGCGCGCCGCTTTACGCGAAGGGGAGTGTGATTATTGGTTCGCAAGGCGGCGAATGGCCGGGCCGCGGCCCGATCTTCGCGGTCGATGCCACCACTGGAAAGAAGAAGTGGGAGTTCCTGACGGTCGCGGGCACCGACGAGGCCATGAAGACCTGGGGCAACGATTCCTGGCGCACCGGCGGCGGTGGCGGCTGGATGCCGGGCACCTACGATTCCGAGACCAACACCATCCTGTGGGGCACCGCAAACCCGGCGCCGCTCTATGATTGGTCGGGCGCCGACTACAAGACGCAAGGGGCGCGTCCCGGCGACAACCTCTATACGAGTTCAGTGATCGCTCTCGATATCGATACCGGAAAGCTGAAATCCTACCATCAGGAACTGCCGCACGATGCCTGGGACTTCGACAGTGCCGTCGGCGAGTTCGTGATGCTCGAGCGAGACGGCCAGAAATACGTGGTTCATCCGAACAAGGGCGGCTTCGTCTTCGTCTACGACCGCAATCTCGGCGTGAAGAACGTCTGGCGGTTGGTCGAGAACATCAACTTCGTCAAGGATATCGATCCCAAGACCGGCGCGTTGATCGGCCGTCGCGATTTCCCAGTCGGGAAGGTCACCGAACCACCGCTGTGTCCGTTCATCGGCGGCGGCATCAGCTGGAATGCCGGCTCGTACAGCCCGAAGACCGGTCTCTACTACAAGATCGGCCAGGAATGGTGCATGACGCTCGATATCCAGAAGACGACGCCGGTCACCGCGCCGCAGGTTCAGCTCAACATCGGCGCCGATTTCAAGATGGTGCCGCCCCCTGGCGGTGAGATCTATGGACACCTCGACGCGCGCGACCCCATCACGGGGGCAAAGAAATGGGAGGTTCGCTACCCCGAGCCGCCGCTCGGAAGCGTGCTGTCGACCGCCGGCAATCTGGTGTTCGTGCCTGATTCCCGCGGCGTCCTTCACGCCTACGATGCCGAAACCGGGGCCGAGCTGTGGAAGCACAACAATGGCACCGGCCACCAAGGCGGCATCGTCAGCTATTCCGCGGGCGGCAAGCAATATATCGCCGTGACCGCGGGCTTCGGCGGCATGCTGGCGGACGAGTATGCGCCGAACTTCGGCGGCGCCTACAAGAGCATGCCGCGTGACGACGGAGCGCTCGTCGTCTTCAGCCTGAAATAG